The following are from one region of the Sphingomonas sp. J315 genome:
- a CDS encoding ABC transporter ATP-binding protein: MSDAAIEIDGLSKVYKGGKQALDGVSFSVPRGQIFGLLGPNGAGKSTLINILAGLVNKTGGTARIWGFDIDASPRNAKRAIGIVNQEIMFDPFFTPVETLEIQAGLYGVPKGERRSMELLRAVHLEDKARAYSRTLSGGMKRRLMVAKAMVHSPPVLVLDEPTAGVDIELRQQLWAYVRTLNDAGVTVVLTTHYLEEAEELCDRIAIINHGKLIANEPTRELVGKTQEKAVEVVVDRDIADLPANACFQKIEAKGERTLVITYRKDRANAGEVLGAVQAAGFGIVDVSTREADLEDVFLSLTRAANAA, encoded by the coding sequence ATGAGCGACGCGGCGATCGAGATCGACGGCCTTTCGAAGGTCTATAAGGGCGGCAAACAGGCGCTGGACGGGGTGAGCTTCTCCGTCCCGCGCGGACAGATTTTTGGGCTGCTCGGGCCCAATGGTGCGGGCAAGTCGACGCTGATCAACATCTTGGCGGGTCTGGTCAACAAGACCGGCGGCACCGCGCGCATCTGGGGATTCGACATCGACGCCAGTCCGCGCAACGCCAAGCGCGCGATCGGGATCGTCAATCAGGAGATCATGTTCGACCCCTTCTTCACGCCGGTCGAGACGCTGGAGATTCAGGCCGGGCTGTACGGCGTGCCGAAGGGCGAACGGCGCTCGATGGAGTTGCTGCGCGCGGTGCATCTGGAGGACAAGGCGCGCGCCTATTCGCGCACTTTGTCGGGCGGGATGAAGCGGCGGCTCATGGTCGCCAAGGCAATGGTGCATTCGCCGCCGGTGCTGGTGCTCGACGAACCGACTGCCGGCGTCGATATTGAACTACGCCAGCAGCTCTGGGCCTATGTCCGCACGCTCAACGACGCCGGCGTGACGGTGGTGCTGACCACACACTATCTGGAGGAAGCGGAGGAGCTGTGCGATCGCATCGCGATCATCAACCACGGCAAGCTGATCGCCAACGAGCCGACCCGTGAGCTGGTCGGCAAGACGCAGGAAAAGGCGGTCGAGGTCGTCGTGGACCGTGACATCGCCGATCTGCCCGCCAATGCCTGTTTCCAGAAGATCGAAGCCAAGGGCGAGCGGACCTTGGTCATCACCTATCGCAAGGACCGCGCGAACGCCGGCGAAGTGCTGGGCGCGGTGCAGGCGGCGGGGTTCGGCATCGTTGACGTCAGCACGCGCGAGGCGGATCTGGAGGACGTGTTCCTGAGCCTGACGCGGGCGGCGAACGCGGCCTAA
- a CDS encoding HAD family hydrolase, whose translation MTLSVRFDALIFDFDGVLLESEFEGNRHIAEYLTGIGHPTSPEESMANFMGLAGREFLDAIETWIGRTLPEDFHTAREIENRRALTEGVAEVAGAIAFVRALPADLPRAIASSSNSRWIGTHLDHFGIRDAFDGRIFSGREHVARGKPAPDIYLHAAAQLGVPIERCAILEDSPVGATGAVASGAHVIGICAGNHCGPDHATRLREIGVHDIAHDFTEVARLLA comes from the coding sequence ATGACCCTCTCGGTGCGCTTCGACGCGCTGATCTTTGATTTCGACGGAGTGCTGCTCGAAAGCGAGTTCGAGGGCAACCGGCACATCGCCGAATATCTGACCGGCATCGGCCATCCAACCAGCCCCGAAGAGTCGATGGCGAACTTCATGGGTCTGGCCGGGCGCGAGTTTCTCGACGCGATCGAAACCTGGATCGGGCGAACGCTTCCGGAGGACTTCCACACCGCGCGCGAGATCGAAAATCGCCGCGCGCTGACCGAAGGGGTGGCGGAGGTTGCGGGCGCAATCGCCTTTGTCCGCGCGCTGCCCGCCGACCTGCCGCGTGCCATCGCCTCGTCGAGCAACAGCCGCTGGATCGGGACGCATCTCGACCATTTCGGCATCCGCGATGCGTTCGACGGACGGATCTTCAGCGGGCGCGAGCATGTCGCACGGGGAAAACCCGCCCCCGACATCTATCTCCACGCCGCTGCGCAACTGGGCGTGCCGATCGAACGCTGTGCGATTCTGGAGGATTCACCCGTTGGCGCGACCGGCGCGGTGGCGTCGGGCGCACATGTCATCGGCATCTGCGCGGGCAATCATTGCGGGCCGGATCACGCGACCCGGCTGCGCGAAATCGGCGTTCACGACATCGCGCACGACTTCACCGAAGTTGCGCGGCTGCTTGCCTAA
- the holA gene encoding DNA polymerase III subunit delta, with amino-acid sequence MKASEAQIRARLDKPGPDIRLFLLYGPDEAGANDLAARLGRAMGPDAERIDIEGNALKDDAGLLAGEAASLSLFGGARYIRVSGIDDGGTDAVRMLIEAETAGNPVVAVGGGLKGTGRLLKLALAAPNVMVHACYVPDARTAGQLATGIAREHGLRLVGGAADRLAAMSGGDRAVLAREIEKLSLFLDAAPDRPREAGIEALDAIGADLGEAEMSGAIEAVVGGRPAEIGVELARLDAAGVSTIPLLRGLVRRLMALAEMRADIDHGLSPAEVVKKHRVFFKEEAATIRALQRWNSPMLARAVERAREAERAMTRGGGNAGQVLADHELAVLARGAARG; translated from the coding sequence GTGAAGGCGAGCGAGGCGCAGATTCGGGCGCGGCTGGACAAGCCGGGCCCCGATATTCGCCTGTTCCTGCTCTACGGCCCCGATGAGGCGGGGGCCAACGACCTCGCCGCGCGGCTGGGTCGGGCGATGGGTCCCGATGCCGAGCGTATCGATATCGAGGGCAATGCGCTGAAGGACGATGCCGGGCTGCTTGCCGGCGAGGCAGCGTCGCTGTCGCTGTTCGGTGGGGCGCGCTACATTCGGGTTTCCGGGATCGACGATGGCGGCACCGATGCGGTGCGGATGCTGATCGAGGCGGAGACGGCCGGGAATCCCGTAGTCGCGGTCGGCGGCGGGCTGAAAGGCACCGGACGACTGCTCAAGCTTGCGCTCGCCGCGCCCAATGTGATGGTCCATGCCTGCTATGTCCCCGATGCGCGCACCGCCGGGCAGCTGGCGACCGGAATCGCGCGCGAACATGGCTTGCGGCTGGTGGGCGGGGCGGCTGATCGGCTGGCGGCCATGTCAGGGGGCGATCGCGCGGTGCTGGCGCGCGAGATCGAGAAATTGTCGCTGTTCCTCGACGCCGCGCCCGATCGGCCGCGTGAGGCGGGGATCGAGGCGCTCGACGCGATTGGCGCCGATCTGGGTGAGGCCGAGATGTCCGGCGCGATCGAGGCGGTTGTGGGCGGTCGCCCGGCCGAGATCGGCGTCGAGCTGGCGCGGCTGGACGCGGCGGGGGTTTCGACGATTCCGCTGCTGCGCGGGCTGGTCCGCCGCCTGATGGCGCTGGCCGAGATGCGCGCCGATATCGATCATGGGCTGAGCCCCGCCGAGGTCGTCAAGAAGCACCGCGTCTTCTTCAAGGAAGAAGCCGCGACGATCCGCGCACTGCAACGGTGGAACAGCCCGATGCTGGCGCGCGCCGTGGAACGTGCGCGCGAAGCGGAACGCGCGATGACGCGCGGCGGGGGGAATGCAGGGCAGGTGCTGGCGGATCATGAGTTGGCGGTGCTGGCGCGGGGGGCGGCGCGGGGGTGA
- a CDS encoding ParA family protein: MICIAIANQKGGVGKTTTAINVGTALAATGQRVLLLDLDPQGNCSTGLGIGRADRERSTYDLLIGETNLEDVVVPTRVPGLDIVPATVDLSGAEIELIEFEARTHRLATAIERSAKRWDVVLMDCPPSLGLLTINAMVASDALLVPLQCEFFALEGLSQLLNTVERIRGRFNPGLSILGVVLTMYDRRNRLTDQVADDVRAVLGKVVFDTVIPRNVRLSEAPSHGLPALIYDYRCAGSEAYIALAREVIDRLPKLKKAA; encoded by the coding sequence ATGATCTGCATCGCCATCGCGAATCAGAAGGGTGGGGTGGGCAAGACCACGACTGCGATCAATGTCGGCACGGCGCTCGCCGCGACCGGCCAGCGGGTGTTATTGCTTGACCTCGATCCTCAGGGAAATTGCTCGACCGGCCTCGGAATCGGCCGCGCGGATCGCGAGCGCTCGACCTATGACCTGCTGATCGGTGAGACCAATCTGGAGGATGTGGTCGTCCCCACCCGTGTACCCGGCCTGGATATCGTCCCCGCGACGGTCGACCTGTCGGGCGCAGAGATCGAGCTGATCGAGTTCGAGGCACGCACCCACCGCCTCGCCACAGCGATCGAGCGCAGCGCCAAGCGCTGGGACGTGGTGCTGATGGACTGCCCGCCCTCGCTCGGCCTGCTCACGATCAACGCGATGGTCGCGTCGGACGCGCTGCTCGTTCCGCTGCAGTGCGAGTTTTTCGCGCTGGAAGGGCTCAGTCAGCTGCTCAACACGGTCGAGCGAATCCGCGGCCGCTTCAACCCGGGCCTGTCGATCCTCGGTGTCGTCCTGACCATGTATGACCGCCGCAATCGCCTGACCGATCAGGTCGCCGATGACGTCCGCGCCGTGCTGGGCAAGGTGGTGTTCGACACGGTGATCCCACGCAACGTCCGCCTGTCCGAAGCCCCGAGCCACGGGCTGCCGGCGCTGATCTATGATTATCGCTGCGCCGGATCCGAAGCCTATATCGCCCTTGCGCGCGAAGTGATCGATCGCCTGCCCAAGCTGAAGAAGGCCGCATGA
- a CDS encoding thiamine phosphate synthase, which produces MPRRHPCPVTLPRRWLMTDERMDEALWRAIDALPRGSGIVFRHYATPAGARRALFDRVRGTARRGGHLLLVAGPRVGRGPLPRHGRERGALTAPVHSRREAIAAIRASAALLFVSPVHPTRSHVGAPTLGRVRLGLMIRGLKLPVIALGGMDERRWRTLRQLGVYGWAGIDAWA; this is translated from the coding sequence ATGCCGCGCCGCCACCCCTGCCCCGTCACCTTGCCGCGCCGCTGGCTGATGACCGACGAACGGATGGACGAAGCGCTATGGCGTGCGATCGACGCGCTGCCGCGCGGGTCGGGGATCGTGTTTCGCCACTATGCGACGCCGGCGGGCGCACGGCGCGCACTGTTCGATCGGGTGCGCGGCACCGCGCGACGTGGGGGACATTTGCTGCTGGTCGCCGGTCCCCGAGTCGGGCGCGGGCCCCTGCCCCGCCATGGTCGCGAGCGGGGAGCACTCACCGCGCCGGTCCATTCTCGCCGAGAAGCAATCGCCGCGATTCGCGCCAGCGCGGCGCTGTTGTTCGTTTCCCCCGTCCACCCGACACGCTCACATGTCGGCGCCCCCACACTCGGGCGTGTGCGACTCGGACTGATGATCCGCGGGCTCAAGCTGCCGGTGATTGCGCTGGGCGGCATGGATGAACGTCGCTGGCGCACACTCCGGCAACTCGGTGTATATGGATGGGCCGGGATCGACGCCTGGGCCTGA
- a CDS encoding PHB depolymerase family esterase — translation MRLILAAAAALFVATVPALAAPGCPVVSGTTARVTVGNTGRSMLLHVPANAPPGRLPLVFALHGSGGDGAAILAQSKLEASSDRHGFLVAAPDAGIPVERGFVWNIPGVPTVTGKVPGPGDADDVAFLKTAIDWLANSGCADRKRVYATGLSGGGRMTSWLGCVASDRFAVIAPVVGLRAGNPLASDTARPDPTTCTPKHPMPVIAFAGDADGTNPVQGGGAGYWQYTMEAAEARWAALNGCKAGPLRRDLAANLYERLHTQCRARAEVAAHILRGGGHVWTADNDAMWRFFARYRR, via the coding sequence ATGCGCCTGATCCTCGCCGCCGCCGCTGCCCTGTTCGTCGCGACTGTGCCAGCACTCGCCGCACCGGGCTGCCCGGTTGTCTCCGGCACCACGGCGCGGGTGACGGTCGGCAATACCGGACGCAGCATGCTGCTCCACGTTCCCGCGAATGCACCGCCGGGTCGCCTTCCGCTCGTCTTCGCCTTGCACGGCAGCGGTGGCGACGGCGCCGCCATCCTGGCGCAGTCGAAGCTGGAGGCGAGCAGCGACCGCCACGGATTCCTTGTCGCCGCGCCGGACGCTGGCATCCCGGTCGAGCGCGGCTTTGTCTGGAACATTCCGGGCGTCCCGACCGTCACCGGCAAGGTGCCGGGGCCGGGCGATGCCGATGACGTCGCCTTCCTCAAGACCGCGATCGACTGGCTGGCGAACAGCGGCTGTGCCGACCGCAAGCGCGTCTATGCCACCGGCCTGTCGGGTGGCGGGCGGATGACGTCATGGCTGGGCTGCGTCGCGTCAGACCGCTTCGCCGTGATCGCCCCGGTCGTGGGCCTTCGCGCCGGCAACCCGCTGGCGAGCGACACGGCCCGCCCGGACCCCACGACCTGCACGCCCAAGCACCCGATGCCGGTGATCGCCTTTGCCGGAGACGCCGACGGCACCAACCCGGTGCAGGGTGGCGGCGCGGGCTATTGGCAATATACGATGGAGGCTGCGGAGGCGCGCTGGGCCGCGCTCAACGGGTGCAAGGCAGGCCCGCTGCGCCGCGACCTCGCCGCGAACCTCTATGAGCGGCTGCATACGCAATGCCGGGCGCGCGCCGAAGTCGCCGCCCATATCCTGCGCGGCGGCGGGCATGTCTGGACTGCGGACAATGACGCGATGTGGCGCTTCTTCGCGCGCTATCGGCGTTAG
- a CDS encoding DUF3576 domain-containing protein gives MNRQLRTAILGSVALTLAACGGGGDRPRADLAASKVTTIGVNAYLWRAALDTVSFAPIAQTDSNGGVIVTDWHVNPNLTTERVKITVAILDQDLRADALRVSVQRQVNRGGQWVDAPVEAATVQKLEDIILTKARDLRRAAIAGN, from the coding sequence ATGAACCGCCAGTTGCGCACCGCGATCCTGGGCAGCGTTGCCCTCACCCTCGCCGCATGCGGTGGCGGTGGCGATCGCCCGCGCGCCGACCTTGCCGCGTCGAAGGTCACGACGATCGGCGTCAACGCCTATCTGTGGCGCGCCGCGCTCGACACCGTGTCGTTCGCGCCGATCGCCCAGACCGATTCGAACGGCGGCGTGATCGTCACCGACTGGCATGTGAACCCCAACCTCACGACCGAGCGGGTAAAGATCACCGTCGCGATCCTGGACCAAGATCTGCGCGCCGATGCGCTGCGCGTCAGCGTCCAGCGTCAGGTCAACCGCGGCGGCCAGTGGGTCGATGCCCCGGTCGAGGCGGCAACGGTCCAGAAGCTGGAGGATATCATCCTCACCAAGGCGCGCGATCTGCGCCGCGCTGCCATCGCCGGGAATTGA
- a CDS encoding YggS family pyridoxal phosphate-dependent enzyme has protein sequence MSAETASSRLAAIRTRIARATTLADRRPDAVTLIAVSKTHDADAIRPLLDAGQRVFGENRVQEAAEKWPALRAAHPDIRLHLVGQLQSNKAADAVALFDAIHSVDRSSLIAALAKAMAESGKRPDCFIQVNIGDEPQKGGVAVAELPALLAEAMAADLPIVGLMAVPPVGVDSAPYFALLAKLAREAGLEGLSIGMSDDFDVAVTIDATHVRVGTALFGARA, from the coding sequence ATGTCCGCCGAAACCGCTTCTTCCCGCCTCGCCGCTATCCGCACGCGAATCGCACGCGCCACCACACTGGCCGACCGTCGCCCCGACGCCGTCACGCTGATCGCGGTCTCCAAGACGCATGATGCCGATGCGATCCGACCGCTGCTCGACGCGGGCCAGCGCGTGTTTGGCGAGAATCGGGTGCAGGAAGCGGCCGAGAAATGGCCTGCGCTGCGTGCGGCGCACCCCGATATCCGCCTGCATCTGGTTGGTCAGCTCCAGTCGAACAAGGCGGCGGACGCTGTCGCGCTGTTCGATGCGATTCATTCGGTCGATCGTTCTTCGCTCATCGCGGCGCTCGCCAAGGCGATGGCCGAGTCCGGTAAGCGCCCCGATTGTTTCATTCAGGTCAATATCGGGGACGAACCGCAAAAGGGCGGCGTCGCGGTTGCAGAGCTACCCGCGCTGCTGGCCGAGGCGATGGCGGCTGACTTGCCGATCGTCGGGCTGATGGCTGTTCCGCCGGTGGGCGTCGATTCGGCCCCCTATTTCGCGCTCCTGGCAAAGCTGGCGCGCGAGGCGGGGCTGGAGGGCCTCAGCATCGGCATGTCGGACGATTTCGACGTCGCGGTCACGATCGACGCGACCCATGTCCGCGTCGGCACCGCATTGTTCGGGGCGCGCGCATGA
- the rsmG gene encoding 16S rRNA (guanine(527)-N(7))-methyltransferase RsmG — translation MTEDEARRWISARHDVSRETRLAQFVHLLRDEATRQNLVSPSTLDAIWARHIVDSAQLLKHGDAGGLWLDIGSGAGLPGIVLAILRDGPVELVEPRKLRTAFLQHCADTLGLTNVTIHTAKVERTKGRAAVVTARAVGTLDTVFRIARHRTDRSTIWVLPKGRNAQSEVEDAKLWWQGSFHVEPSVTAPDSLIVVAKEVRPR, via the coding sequence ATGACCGAAGACGAAGCCCGCCGCTGGATCAGCGCACGCCATGATGTTTCACGTGAAACACGGCTCGCGCAATTTGTGCATCTGTTGCGCGATGAGGCGACGCGACAGAATCTCGTGTCACCCTCCACGCTCGATGCGATCTGGGCGCGGCATATCGTCGATTCGGCGCAGCTGCTCAAGCATGGCGATGCCGGCGGGCTCTGGCTCGATATCGGCAGCGGCGCCGGCCTGCCCGGTATCGTCCTCGCGATCCTCCGCGATGGCCCGGTCGAATTGGTCGAACCCCGCAAGCTGCGCACTGCGTTTCTTCAGCATTGCGCGGATACCCTTGGCCTGACCAATGTCACGATCCACACGGCAAAGGTCGAGCGGACCAAGGGGCGCGCGGCGGTGGTAACGGCACGCGCGGTCGGCACTCTCGACACCGTCTTCCGCATTGCCCGGCATCGCACCGACAGATCCACAATCTGGGTGCTCCCAAAGGGGAGAAATGCACAATCGGAGGTGGAAGATGCCAAGCTATGGTGGCAAGGTTCGTTCCACGTGGAACCGAGCGTGACCGCACCGGACTCGCTCATCGTTGTCGCCAAAGAGGTACGCCCCAGATGA
- a CDS encoding ParB/RepB/Spo0J family partition protein produces the protein MTEETPTPAAAPLSTRKARPGLGRGLSALLGDAEREEPVRPGTEPSMGVRMLPVSSLAPHPEQPRRHFDEDALEELAKSIAMRGLIQPIVVRPHGKDYQIVAGERRWRAAQRARLHEVPVIVRDLDEAQTIEIAIVENIQREDLNAIEEAEAYSKLINDFGHSQEALARIVHKSRSHIANLIRLLDLPQSVRQRVVEGGLTMGHARALIGAPDPEKLAKIVVERDLSVRETEKLARDAKPRAAGKGGGDKAGGGSNADIAALERQLGDVLGLNVKISFGEKGGALTLAYSTLDQLDMICQRLTGEKI, from the coding sequence ATGACCGAAGAGACCCCGACTCCCGCTGCCGCGCCACTCAGCACGCGCAAGGCGCGACCCGGCCTCGGCCGCGGCCTCAGCGCGCTGCTGGGCGATGCCGAGCGCGAAGAGCCCGTCCGCCCCGGTACCGAACCATCGATGGGGGTGCGGATGCTGCCGGTCAGCTCGCTTGCCCCGCACCCGGAGCAGCCGCGCCGCCATTTCGACGAGGATGCGCTGGAAGAGCTCGCCAAGTCGATCGCGATGCGCGGGCTGATTCAGCCGATCGTCGTGCGCCCGCACGGCAAGGATTATCAGATCGTCGCCGGTGAGCGCCGCTGGCGCGCCGCCCAGCGCGCGCGGCTGCATGAAGTGCCGGTCATCGTCCGCGACCTCGACGAGGCGCAGACGATCGAAATCGCGATCGTCGAGAATATCCAGCGCGAGGATTTGAACGCGATCGAGGAGGCTGAGGCCTATTCGAAGCTGATCAACGATTTCGGCCATAGCCAGGAGGCGCTGGCGCGGATCGTCCACAAGTCGCGCAGCCATATCGCCAACCTGATCCGCCTGCTCGACCTGCCGCAAAGCGTGCGCCAGCGCGTGGTCGAGGGCGGGCTGACGATGGGCCACGCTCGCGCGCTGATCGGCGCGCCCGACCCGGAGAAGCTCGCCAAGATCGTCGTCGAACGCGACCTCTCCGTCCGCGAAACCGAAAAGCTCGCCCGCGACGCCAAGCCGCGCGCGGCGGGGAAGGGCGGCGGCGACAAAGCGGGCGGCGGCAGCAACGCCGACATCGCCGCGCTGGAGCGCCAGCTGGGCGACGTGCTCGGCCTCAACGTCAAGATCAGCTTTGGTGAAAAGGGCGGGGCGCTGACGCTCGCCTACTCGACGCTGGATCAGCTCGACATGATCTGCCAGCGTCTGACGGGCGAAAAAATCTAG
- a CDS encoding zinc-finger domain-containing protein codes for MIAPPEVTRVTTACVVCDGAHAGIPAVLGHPRVFLQIDEHGYVDCGYCDRRFVLIGGPVDGSNQGDLPDIASGASI; via the coding sequence ATGATCGCGCCGCCCGAAGTCACCCGCGTCACCACCGCCTGCGTCGTCTGTGACGGCGCGCACGCCGGTATTCCCGCCGTGTTGGGCCATCCGCGCGTGTTTTTGCAGATCGATGAGCATGGCTATGTCGATTGCGGCTATTGCGACCGCCGCTTCGTGCTGATCGGCGGCCCCGTCGATGGTAGCAATCAGGGCGACCTGCCCGATATCGCGTCTGGCGCGAGCATCTAA
- the lptE gene encoding LPS assembly lipoprotein LptE — protein sequence MTRPALLLALAVAGMTLSGCGLRPLYGGGVGGPVQTMLSGVEVAPIQGEAGWLVSNAVRDRIEATRSGTPAYRLEIKLDDRIEGLGVRSDDVVTRERRTLRARYQLIDLTTGQTVLDATAESDAGIDVAGSEYATIAAERSALERLSGIVADQIVARLARYARSSSPK from the coding sequence ATGACGCGCCCTGCCCTTCTCCTCGCGCTCGCCGTTGCGGGCATGACCCTGTCGGGCTGCGGGCTGCGACCGCTCTACGGCGGCGGCGTGGGTGGCCCGGTGCAGACGATGCTGTCGGGGGTCGAGGTTGCGCCAATTCAGGGCGAGGCCGGCTGGCTGGTCTCCAATGCGGTGCGCGACCGGATCGAGGCGACGCGCAGCGGCACCCCGGCCTATCGGCTGGAGATCAAGCTGGACGACCGGATCGAGGGTCTGGGCGTGCGCAGCGATGACGTGGTGACGCGCGAGCGGCGGACGCTGCGCGCGCGCTATCAGCTGATCGACCTGACGACCGGACAGACGGTGCTCGATGCGACCGCCGAGTCGGATGCGGGCATCGACGTCGCGGGATCGGAATATGCCACCATCGCGGCGGAGCGGAGCGCGCTGGAGCGGCTGTCGGGCATCGTCGCGGACCAGATCGTCGCGCGGTTGGCCCGGTACGCGCGCAGCTCTAGCCCCAAGTGA
- the tldD gene encoding metalloprotease TldD, translating into MYRDPRGFLYRDGFDADAAQRLTASILAKAEDGELYLQYRKSEAFGFDDGRLKTASYNTDSGFGLRAVSGETTAFAHANEISEAAIRRAGETMALIDPATGPKAAAPTRTNRHLYTDADPLDLVPFADKVNLCQTIDAAARARDPRVVQVSASLLGSWSVVEIVRPDGFVATDIRPLVRLNVSIVVEANGRRETGSFGTGGRALYDRLFEPVTWNHAIDEALAQALVNLDAVDAPAGEMTVLLGPGWPGVLLHEAVGHGLEGDFNRKGTSAFSGRIGERVAAPGVTVVDDGSIMGRRGSLSIDDEGTPTRETVLIEDGILKGYMQDRLNARLMGVEPTGNGRRESFQHAPMPRMTNTFMKGGKDDPAELLSRVKKGIFAKSFGGGQVDIVSGKFVFSCTEAYKIENGKIGAPIKGATLIGDGPTCLTKVIGIGNDFALDEGIGMCGKGGQSVPAGVGQPSLLVERLTVGGTAA; encoded by the coding sequence ATGTACCGCGATCCCCGAGGCTTTCTTTACCGCGACGGCTTTGACGCCGATGCCGCCCAGCGCCTGACCGCATCGATCCTCGCCAAGGCCGAGGATGGCGAGCTTTACCTGCAATATCGCAAATCGGAAGCGTTCGGCTTTGACGACGGACGGCTCAAGACCGCGTCGTACAATACCGATTCGGGCTTTGGCCTGCGCGCGGTGAGCGGCGAAACCACCGCCTTCGCGCACGCCAACGAGATCAGCGAAGCCGCGATCCGCCGCGCGGGCGAGACGATGGCGCTGATCGACCCGGCGACCGGGCCCAAGGCCGCTGCCCCGACGCGCACCAATCGCCATCTCTACACCGACGCCGACCCGCTCGACCTGGTTCCCTTCGCCGACAAGGTGAACCTCTGCCAGACGATCGATGCAGCCGCCCGCGCGCGCGACCCGCGCGTGGTGCAGGTGTCGGCGAGCCTGCTGGGGTCATGGAGCGTGGTCGAAATCGTGCGGCCAGACGGCTTTGTCGCGACCGACATCCGCCCGCTGGTCCGCCTCAATGTCAGCATCGTGGTTGAGGCAAATGGGCGGCGCGAGACTGGCAGCTTCGGCACCGGCGGTCGCGCGCTCTATGACCGACTGTTCGAGCCCGTGACGTGGAACCACGCGATCGACGAGGCGCTGGCGCAGGCGTTGGTCAATCTCGACGCGGTCGATGCGCCGGCCGGCGAGATGACCGTGCTACTCGGACCGGGTTGGCCCGGTGTGCTGCTGCACGAGGCGGTCGGCCATGGCCTTGAGGGCGATTTCAACCGCAAAGGGACCAGCGCCTTTTCGGGCCGGATCGGCGAGCGCGTCGCTGCACCCGGCGTCACCGTGGTCGATGATGGGTCAATCATGGGCCGGCGCGGATCGCTGTCGATCGACGATGAGGGCACGCCGACGCGCGAGACGGTGCTGATCGAGGACGGCATCCTCAAGGGCTATATGCAGGATCGCCTCAACGCGCGGCTGATGGGGGTCGAACCCACCGGAAACGGCCGACGCGAGAGCTTCCAGCACGCGCCGATGCCGCGCATGACCAACACCTTCATGAAGGGGGGCAAGGACGACCCCGCCGAGCTGTTGAGCCGCGTCAAGAAGGGCATCTTCGCCAAGAGCTTCGGCGGCGGTCAGGTCGACATCGTGTCGGGCAAGTTCGTCTTCTCCTGCACCGAGGCGTACAAGATTGAGAACGGCAAGATCGGCGCCCCGATCAAGGGCGCGACGCTGATCGGTGATGGTCCCACCTGCCTGACCAAGGTAATCGGGATCGGCAATGATTTTGCGCTCGACGAGGGCATCGGCATGTGCGGCAAGGGCGGGCAGTCCGTGCCTGCGGGCGTCGGTCAGCCGAGCCTGCTGGTCGAGCGGCTGACGGTCGGCGGAACGGCGGCGTAA